One genomic segment of Brevibacillus laterosporus LMG 15441 includes these proteins:
- the mnmA gene encoding tRNA 2-thiouridine(34) synthase MnmA, whose product MKKPEDTRVVVGMSGGVDSSVTALLLKEQGYDVIGIFMKNWDDTDEFGHCTAEEDYHDVRRVCDQIGIPYYTVNFEKEYMEKVFSYFLDEYKSGRTPNPDVMCNREIKFGEFLNKVMDLGADYVATGHYARVELRDGEYKLLRGVDENKDQTYFLNQLGQNQLAKTLFPIGHLPKKQVREIADRAGLATAKKKDSTGICFIGERNFREFLQNYLPARPGKIETTDGEVIGNHDGLMYYTLGQRQGLGIGGGAGEGLPWFVVDKDLERNVLIVGQGSNHPWLYSSHLIAEQVKWVSDEPKEEVFTCMAKFRYRQPDQQVTVRRIEKDTYKVEFAEPQKAVTPGQAVVFYQGEECLGGGTIDKVYIDAKEAAKANAQA is encoded by the coding sequence ATGAAAAAACCTGAAGATACACGTGTCGTTGTCGGGATGTCCGGTGGGGTTGACTCTTCCGTGACCGCTTTGCTTCTCAAAGAACAAGGCTACGACGTTATCGGCATCTTCATGAAGAACTGGGACGATACGGACGAATTTGGTCATTGCACAGCAGAAGAGGATTATCATGATGTGCGCCGTGTATGTGACCAAATCGGTATACCTTACTATACAGTTAATTTTGAGAAGGAATATATGGAGAAGGTATTCTCTTATTTTTTAGATGAATATAAAAGTGGACGAACACCTAATCCAGATGTAATGTGTAACCGAGAAATTAAGTTCGGTGAATTCTTGAATAAGGTCATGGACTTGGGCGCTGACTATGTAGCAACGGGTCACTATGCGCGTGTGGAACTACGTGATGGTGAATATAAATTGCTAAGAGGCGTTGACGAAAATAAAGATCAAACTTACTTTTTGAATCAATTGGGTCAGAATCAATTAGCTAAAACCTTGTTTCCGATTGGTCATTTACCCAAAAAACAAGTGCGTGAAATTGCTGATCGAGCAGGACTTGCTACAGCTAAGAAAAAAGACAGCACAGGCATCTGCTTTATTGGTGAACGTAATTTCCGTGAGTTCCTCCAAAATTATCTGCCTGCAAGACCAGGTAAAATTGAAACTACAGATGGCGAGGTTATCGGTAACCATGATGGCTTAATGTATTACACATTAGGACAACGACAAGGTCTTGGCATTGGAGGAGGAGCAGGAGAAGGACTACCTTGGTTTGTTGTTGACAAGGATTTAGAGAGAAATGTTCTCATTGTCGGACAAGGCTCAAACCATCCTTGGCTTTACTCATCACACCTGATCGCTGAACAAGTGAAGTGGGTAAGTGATGAACCAAAAGAAGAAGTATTTACCTGCATGGCTAAATTCCGTTATCGTCAACCGGATCAGCAGGTTACGGTTCGGCGGATAGAAAAAGATACCTACAAGGTCGAATTTGCTGAACCGCAAAAAGCAGTGACTCCTGGGCAGGCAGTTGTCTTTTATCAAGGAGAAGAATGTTTGGGCGGCGGTACCATTGATAAGGTATATATAGATGCGAAGGAAGCGGCAAAAGCAAACGCACAAGCTTAG
- the tlp gene encoding small acid-soluble spore protein Tlp, which yields MAKPDDRSDNVAKLKQMIANTQQNISQTKDYLKAHEDEISNKERSDLQNKNARRENSIDSFSSEIEDELQ from the coding sequence ATGGCGAAACCAGACGATCGTTCCGACAATGTTGCAAAGCTAAAACAAATGATTGCAAACACACAGCAAAATATTAGTCAGACAAAGGATTACCTGAAAGCACATGAAGACGAAATCTCCAATAAAGAGCGTTCCGATCTACAAAATAAAAATGCTCGTCGTGAAAACAGTATTGATTCTTTCAGTTCCGAGATTGAAGACGAACTGCAATAA
- a CDS encoding DNA-3-methyladenine glycosylase I: MNRCGWVNQDPLYIDYHDKEWGVPVYDDRLLFEYLNLEGAQAGLSWYTILKKRENYRLAFDQFEPSKIIAYDDKKIAELMNNEGIVRNKLKIQAVITNANAYFDVVNEFGSFSTYIWSFVDGNPIQNHPSSLQDVPVTTEISDKLSKDLKKRGFKFVGSTICYAFMQAVGMVNDHVVDCHCYRKQVARE; encoded by the coding sequence ATGAATAGATGCGGTTGGGTAAATCAAGACCCCTTGTATATTGATTATCATGACAAAGAATGGGGCGTCCCAGTCTATGATGATCGGTTACTCTTTGAATATTTAAATTTGGAAGGGGCTCAGGCAGGACTTAGCTGGTACACCATTTTAAAAAAGAGAGAAAATTATCGTCTAGCCTTTGACCAATTCGAGCCATCAAAAATTATTGCCTACGATGACAAGAAAATAGCAGAACTAATGAATAATGAAGGGATTGTAAGAAATAAGCTTAAAATACAAGCTGTTATTACCAATGCCAATGCTTATTTTGATGTTGTAAATGAATTTGGATCGTTTAGCACATACATATGGTCATTTGTAGACGGAAATCCTATCCAAAACCATCCTTCTAGTCTACAAGACGTTCCGGTAACTACAGAAATTAGTGACAAACTAAGTAAGGATCTGAAGAAGCGAGGGTTTAAGTTTGTAGGTTCTACCATCTGTTATGCCTTTATGCAGGCTGTTGGAATGGTAAATGATCACGTTGTAGACTGTCATTGCTATCGTAAGCAAGTGGCCAGAGAATAA
- a CDS encoding RidA family protein, whose amino-acid sequence MNRQVIHTEKAPQAIGPYSQAIKVNGMVYTSGQLGFKPGTADLFATVEEQTHQAMKNLQAILEEAGTSLEKVVKTTVFVQDLNDFAKVNEAYHTYFQKDAPARSCVQVAALPKGALVEIEAIAVVE is encoded by the coding sequence ATGAACAGACAAGTTATTCATACCGAAAAAGCACCTCAAGCGATTGGACCATACTCACAAGCAATTAAAGTAAATGGCATGGTGTATACTTCAGGTCAATTAGGGTTTAAGCCAGGTACGGCAGACCTATTTGCAACAGTGGAAGAGCAGACCCATCAAGCGATGAAAAATTTGCAGGCTATCTTAGAAGAAGCGGGGACAAGCTTAGAGAAGGTAGTAAAAACGACTGTATTTGTTCAGGATTTGAACGACTTTGCTAAAGTGAATGAGGCTTATCATACATATTTCCAAAAAGACGCTCCTGCACGTAGCTGCGTACAAGTTGCTGCCTTGCCTAAAGGCGCACTAGTTGAGATTGAAGCGATTGCAGTCGTTGAGTAA
- a CDS encoding CoA-disulfide reductase, whose protein sequence is MKIIIIGGVAAGMSAAAKAKRIHADAEIVVYEMTEEVSFGACGLPYFVGNFFENPNQMIARTKEQFADSGIIVHTKHQVMALHPQSKTIRVKSLKTGLEFGDQYDKIMIATGASAVIPPFDNKDLVNIFTLKSMQDGVALKEKVMKPEYKQVVVIGGGYIGMEVVEAMLHVGKEVRLFQADSRVLPETFDEEITDIMTDEILRKGVLLHTKERVQGFVGEIEVEGVITDQGQYPADLVVIATGVRPNTGFLTDTGITMLENGALVINGHGETSLPDVYAAGDCATVYHLVKKQEVYIPLATTANKLGRIVGENLVGLNSHFPGTLGSACIKVLDLEAGRTGLSEKEAKELGLSYNTILIRDKNQTHYYPGQVDIHVKLIYDAETKVILGGQIVGEQGAVLRVDVLAAAIYNKLTTEELGMLDLCYSPPFSRTWDVLNIAGNVAE, encoded by the coding sequence ATGAAAATTATCATTATTGGTGGAGTTGCAGCGGGTATGAGTGCAGCAGCGAAAGCAAAGCGAATCCATGCAGATGCAGAGATTGTTGTCTATGAAATGACCGAAGAGGTATCGTTTGGCGCATGTGGTTTACCCTATTTTGTAGGAAATTTTTTTGAGAATCCCAATCAAATGATTGCCCGTACGAAGGAGCAATTTGCCGATTCGGGAATTATAGTGCATACGAAGCATCAGGTGATGGCATTACATCCACAGTCAAAAACCATCCGAGTGAAGTCTTTAAAAACGGGCCTGGAGTTTGGTGATCAATATGACAAGATTATGATTGCTACAGGAGCGTCTGCGGTTATACCACCGTTTGATAACAAAGACCTTGTGAACATTTTCACGCTAAAAAGTATGCAGGATGGTGTAGCTCTAAAAGAAAAGGTCATGAAGCCTGAATACAAGCAAGTAGTGGTCATCGGCGGGGGCTATATTGGAATGGAAGTCGTGGAAGCTATGCTGCATGTAGGGAAAGAGGTGAGGTTATTTCAAGCAGATAGCCGAGTTCTTCCTGAAACATTTGATGAAGAAATCACCGATATCATGACTGATGAAATTCTTCGTAAAGGTGTACTTTTACATACAAAGGAACGTGTGCAGGGGTTTGTCGGAGAAATAGAGGTAGAGGGGGTTATAACGGATCAAGGTCAATATCCGGCTGATCTTGTCGTGATAGCCACTGGTGTGCGTCCGAACACGGGGTTTCTTACAGATACAGGGATTACGATGCTGGAAAATGGCGCGCTTGTCATTAATGGGCATGGAGAGACTTCTCTTCCAGACGTTTATGCCGCTGGGGATTGTGCAACGGTCTATCATTTGGTCAAAAAACAAGAAGTCTACATTCCGTTAGCTACCACAGCTAATAAGCTAGGACGAATTGTAGGCGAAAATCTAGTGGGTCTCAATAGTCATTTTCCCGGAACATTAGGCTCTGCCTGCATAAAGGTACTAGATTTGGAAGCGGGGCGTACAGGACTTTCAGAAAAGGAAGCAAAGGAGCTAGGGCTCTCCTATAACACAATCCTGATTCGTGACAAAAATCAGACCCATTATTATCCTGGTCAGGTAGACATTCATGTTAAACTGATTTATGATGCAGAGACAAAGGTCATTCTTGGTGGACAAATCGTTGGGGAACAAGGAGCTGTCCTGCGAGTTGATGTGCTTGCAGCCGCTATTTACAACAAGCTGACAACAGAAGAGTTAGGAATGCTTGATCTATGTTACTCTCCACCGTTTTCACGAACATGGGATGTACTTAATATAGCGGGGAACGTAGCAGAATAA
- a CDS encoding YjjG family noncanonical pyrimidine nucleotidase, producing the protein MKNYQTLLFDVDDTLLDFGAAERSALQLLFKDQNLLLTPEIEAHYQHINQGLWRAFEEGKIGRDEVINTRFSILFKEYDQEVDGVLLEQSYRSYLEEGHQLMNGALELITKLHKHYDLYIVTNGVSKTQYRRLRDSELYPLFKGIYVSEDTGFQKPMKEYFDYVFAQIPNFSVEKGLLIGDSLNADIKGGQLAGLDTCWFNPGMKPNHTEFVPTYQIQKLEELYQIVRINSAIL; encoded by the coding sequence TTGAAAAATTATCAAACCCTGTTATTTGATGTAGATGATACACTCTTAGACTTTGGTGCAGCAGAACGCTCAGCCCTACAATTACTTTTTAAGGATCAAAACCTTCTTTTAACGCCTGAGATCGAAGCGCATTATCAGCACATAAATCAGGGTCTATGGAGAGCCTTTGAGGAAGGGAAAATAGGTCGAGATGAGGTCATAAACACACGCTTTTCCATTCTATTCAAGGAATATGATCAAGAGGTGGATGGAGTCTTATTGGAGCAGAGCTATCGCAGCTACTTAGAAGAGGGGCATCAGCTTATGAATGGGGCCTTGGAATTGATAACAAAGCTTCACAAGCATTATGACTTATATATTGTGACAAATGGTGTTTCCAAGACACAGTATAGACGCTTACGTGATAGCGAATTATATCCACTATTTAAGGGTATTTATGTTTCGGAGGACACTGGGTTTCAGAAGCCTATGAAAGAATATTTTGATTATGTTTTTGCCCAAATCCCTAATTTCTCTGTTGAAAAAGGCTTACTGATCGGGGATTCTTTAAACGCGGATATAAAAGGCGGACAGCTAGCCGGGCTTGACACATGCTGGTTCAATCCCGGCATGAAGCCAAATCATACGGAATTTGTGCCAACTTATCAAATCCAAAAGCTTGAAGAACTATATCAAATCGTTAGAATCAACTCTGCCATCCTCTAA
- a CDS encoding serine dehydratase subunit alpha family protein gives MRDMSKKIVQLLEKELVVALGCTEPVAIAWATSVAKSYLEAAITSIDVTISANVMKNAMAVGIPGMKQTGIDFVAALGALAGDHERKLEVLKNVGPEFEQQALEFVEAGNVTIQLADTPKKLYIEVTVHSSSDYAKVIIEDMHTEIRRIEVNGATIFEKECDYYHEQGGQEKDICETLTLDSIHQFVMEVSLDELTLVKQSIELNRAICMEGLKNNYGLQVGKILKDNVAKGLLSDDLITHAMSVTAAGSDARMAGIMLPVMSNSGSGNQGISVTMPVVAVADKLGSSDEQMIRAVTFSHLLAIWIKSKFGRLSALCGVTVAGASAAAAITYLLGGNLNQISFAIQNTIGNVTGMLCDGAKAGCAMKVSTCTGAAVQSALLASQGIGVPGTNGIIDDGLEKTIDNFCRLGNEGSGKMDELMLEMMVKKQKK, from the coding sequence ATGAGAGATATGAGCAAAAAGATTGTACAGCTATTAGAAAAAGAATTGGTTGTTGCTCTTGGGTGTACGGAGCCTGTAGCTATTGCTTGGGCAACCTCTGTCGCCAAAAGTTATCTGGAAGCCGCCATTACCTCTATTGATGTAACAATTAGTGCGAATGTGATGAAAAATGCTATGGCAGTTGGAATACCTGGCATGAAACAAACCGGGATTGATTTTGTGGCTGCATTGGGTGCTTTGGCAGGCGATCATGAACGAAAGCTAGAAGTGTTGAAGAATGTAGGACCCGAATTTGAACAACAGGCACTTGAATTCGTTGAAGCTGGCAATGTCACGATTCAGTTAGCAGACACGCCCAAAAAGTTATATATTGAAGTCACTGTCCACTCGTCCTCTGATTATGCCAAAGTAATCATCGAAGATATGCATACAGAAATCAGACGGATTGAAGTAAATGGAGCTACTATATTTGAAAAGGAATGCGACTACTATCATGAGCAGGGCGGGCAAGAAAAAGACATATGTGAAACCCTGACGCTAGATAGTATCCATCAATTTGTTATGGAAGTGTCTCTTGATGAGTTGACTCTGGTCAAGCAAAGCATTGAGCTAAATCGAGCAATCTGCATGGAGGGACTAAAAAACAACTACGGATTACAGGTAGGGAAAATCCTCAAGGATAATGTTGCCAAGGGATTATTATCCGATGACTTAATTACGCATGCCATGTCAGTAACAGCCGCAGGTTCAGATGCAAGGATGGCTGGGATTATGTTACCTGTAATGTCCAATTCAGGCAGTGGGAATCAGGGGATTTCCGTAACAATGCCAGTGGTTGCGGTTGCAGATAAATTGGGATCATCCGATGAACAGATGATTCGAGCCGTTACCTTTAGCCATTTATTAGCTATTTGGATTAAATCAAAATTTGGCAGATTATCTGCATTATGCGGAGTAACGGTTGCGGGAGCTAGCGCGGCTGCGGCAATTACGTATCTACTCGGTGGTAATCTTAATCAAATTTCTTTTGCCATTCAAAATACGATTGGGAATGTAACAGGTATGCTGTGTGATGGGGCTAAAGCAGGCTGTGCAATGAAAGTGTCTACTTGTACAGGTGCAGCCGTACAATCTGCCTTGTTAGCGTCACAGGGGATCGGGGTACCTGGAACAAATGGAATTATTGATGATGGCTTAGAAAAAACGATCGACAACTTCTGCCGTCTAGGCAATGAAGGCTCAGGTAAAATGGATGAGCTGATGCTAGAGATGATGGTTAAGAAGCAGAAGAAATAA
- a CDS encoding helix-turn-helix transcriptional regulator, whose protein sequence is MQNTAVLQMYVPLVSFIASILGKHSEVVLHDLSQQETSIIAIENGHISGRKVGDAPTNLVLQVLQDKTYLKKEFIANYKAYGKNGKVFRSWSYFIKNQANELIGVLCVNSDVEHFEKAKEWIDSFLHIGEQPQEVEHTGRRDAEHLPEHLHGQAEDVLASMIHHTMMDLPTPPERMTVQEKMEIVKKLYHQGAFQLKGGVHAISKQLKSSEPTIYRYLQKIKEEEKDLL, encoded by the coding sequence ATGCAGAATACAGCAGTTCTACAGATGTATGTTCCACTTGTCTCCTTTATCGCCTCCATTCTTGGCAAGCATTCAGAGGTAGTTTTACATGACTTGTCTCAGCAGGAAACCTCTATTATCGCGATTGAGAATGGGCATATTAGTGGAAGAAAAGTAGGAGACGCACCCACGAATCTGGTGCTACAGGTACTACAGGATAAGACCTATTTAAAAAAGGAATTTATTGCAAACTATAAGGCATACGGTAAAAATGGGAAGGTTTTTCGCTCATGGAGCTATTTTATTAAGAATCAAGCAAATGAGCTAATCGGTGTGCTGTGTGTCAATTCGGATGTGGAACATTTTGAAAAAGCAAAAGAGTGGATCGATAGCTTTTTACACATCGGGGAGCAGCCGCAAGAGGTAGAGCATACAGGACGCAGAGATGCAGAACACCTGCCGGAGCACCTGCATGGTCAGGCAGAGGATGTACTTGCTAGTATGATCCACCATACGATGATGGATCTACCAACACCACCGGAGCGGATGACGGTACAGGAGAAAATGGAGATTGTGAAAAAATTGTACCATCAAGGTGCTTTTCAGTTAAAAGGCGGTGTACATGCGATTTCCAAGCAATTAAAATCCTCAGAACCAACTATTTACCGGTACTTGCAAAAAATCAAGGAAGAAGAGAAGGATTTACTTTAA
- a CDS encoding ABC transporter substrate-binding protein has translation MIQVRKNIVNLCMIAMIGAVVAGCGGPSEAQKSSTEQHSTQINQTNTPPTSSDVTKQDTRGTTVSTRKFTDYKGHSVDIPVEPQRIIYHGETLSDLLALQINAVGTSSEFFSNTVYEDKVKQHTVDVGFPINLEQALGLEPDLIILASTDEKEYAQLSKIAPTVMFDTFAPLDERITLLGSIVGKEQQAKEWLADYHAKADKMWDELHKNGLGNDETASVFTYYPGNRLFVMASTGLSQVLYQPNGFRPTAPIQEILNNNTGFKEISMELLPKYAGDRIFILTPIADEAKRSTEDLLQSAMWKELPAVKQGHVYSLDIVKSGSDALTREWLVEKLPKLLKK, from the coding sequence ATGATCCAAGTCCGAAAAAATATCGTAAATTTGTGTATGATTGCGATGATTGGAGCTGTTGTAGCGGGGTGTGGCGGCCCTTCGGAAGCGCAAAAAAGCAGTACAGAGCAACATTCGACGCAAATCAATCAAACAAATACACCACCTACCTCTTCTGATGTTACGAAGCAGGATACGAGAGGCACAACTGTTTCAACTCGAAAATTTACAGATTATAAGGGGCATTCTGTGGATATTCCTGTTGAACCACAACGCATTATTTATCATGGAGAAACATTGAGTGATTTATTGGCCCTACAGATAAATGCTGTTGGTACATCCTCCGAATTCTTTTCAAACACCGTTTATGAAGATAAAGTCAAACAACATACTGTAGATGTTGGATTTCCGATCAATCTTGAACAAGCGTTGGGTCTTGAACCAGACTTAATTATTCTTGCAAGTACAGACGAGAAGGAATACGCACAGCTTTCTAAAATCGCGCCTACAGTTATGTTCGATACCTTCGCACCGTTAGACGAGCGTATCACTTTATTAGGCAGTATCGTTGGAAAAGAGCAGCAAGCAAAAGAATGGCTGGCTGATTACCATGCCAAAGCTGATAAAATGTGGGATGAGCTGCACAAAAATGGGTTAGGAAATGACGAGACTGCTTCTGTGTTCACCTATTATCCCGGCAATCGCTTATTTGTTATGGCAAGTACAGGGCTTTCACAAGTGCTATACCAGCCAAATGGCTTTAGACCAACCGCACCAATTCAAGAAATTTTAAACAATAATACTGGATTTAAAGAAATTTCTATGGAGCTTCTACCGAAATATGCCGGTGATCGGATTTTTATTCTCACTCCTATCGCTGATGAAGCGAAAAGATCTACAGAGGATTTACTACAATCAGCAATGTGGAAGGAGCTACCTGCCGTAAAACAGGGGCATGTCTATTCCCTTGACATCGTGAAATCAGGTAGTGACGCTTTAACAAGAGAATGGCTGGTAGAAAAATTACCTAAGCTACTAAAAAAATAA
- a CDS encoding AraC family transcriptional regulator, producing the protein MTQLTSTCVPLRSLLFHLSAIEMISKPVGWKSEMETSHYHTLFIFSKGKSTVHIGTDVFQLLPEKCYSLPPGSKVQIENGYDSEIQFYQITFTVIQIGESQHTTYSGNILPDKQEITVYPFSRLHRLAEALYAGNGHSSELEWFKQHLYFQDLLGFLFEHTLHYNQSFHSTLSVENTIHYMKQNYMDNITVKQLAQLAHVASWKYTTIFQELTGKKPLDFLTELRINHSKELLTHTNSPLRDIASQVGFSDEYYFNRRFRQMTGIAPKQYALMMRRGKAIKDWTGHEVNIPTHPKRIIYHGETYGDLLALGVKAVGGGYVLVDHPIYKDRGIEVQDIGLPINPEKTMALKPDLIIFANADENEYKKISRIAPTVTFNSFAPLAERIQTLGKILDKKKEAQKWLDWYDTKATSMWQQLRSKIPPGETASVFLYEHGKHLYVMGTTGLSSALYHPLGFQPVPKIQEILDSGSGFMEISEEDLPQYAGDRIFMLLSTNSESRQATAELMDTSLWKSLPAARNGYVYLAEAERWNYADALTREWLLETLPQLIV; encoded by the coding sequence ATGACTCAGCTTACATCTACTTGTGTTCCACTCCGTTCCTTGCTTTTTCATCTGTCAGCTATTGAGATGATTAGTAAGCCAGTAGGATGGAAGTCCGAAATGGAAACCTCTCATTATCATACCCTTTTCATTTTTAGTAAGGGAAAGAGCACCGTACATATCGGCACGGACGTCTTTCAATTATTGCCTGAAAAATGCTATTCCCTTCCCCCAGGGAGTAAGGTTCAGATTGAAAATGGATACGATAGTGAAATTCAATTCTATCAGATTACGTTTACCGTAATTCAAATAGGTGAATCCCAGCATACCACTTATTCTGGCAACATACTGCCTGACAAACAAGAAATAACGGTATACCCATTCTCACGTTTACATCGTCTCGCCGAAGCGTTATATGCGGGAAACGGCCATTCTTCCGAGCTTGAATGGTTTAAACAGCATCTTTATTTTCAGGATTTGCTAGGCTTTCTGTTTGAACATACTCTTCATTATAATCAGTCGTTTCATTCCACTCTCTCGGTAGAAAACACGATTCATTATATGAAACAAAACTATATGGACAACATTACAGTTAAACAGCTTGCCCAGCTAGCTCATGTAGCTTCTTGGAAATACACAACGATCTTCCAGGAATTAACAGGAAAGAAACCACTAGACTTTTTAACCGAGCTACGCATTAACCATTCGAAGGAATTATTAACTCATACCAACAGTCCCCTGCGCGATATTGCTTCCCAAGTCGGGTTTTCAGATGAGTATTATTTCAACCGCCGCTTTCGCCAAATGACGGGGATTGCTCCGAAGCAGTATGCTCTGATGATGCGGCGTGGGAAGGCTATTAAGGACTGGACAGGTCATGAGGTTAATATTCCCACACATCCAAAACGCATCATTTATCATGGCGAAACATATGGGGATTTGCTAGCTTTAGGCGTGAAGGCTGTCGGTGGAGGTTATGTTTTAGTGGATCACCCCATCTATAAAGATCGGGGAATTGAAGTACAAGATATCGGCTTGCCTATTAATCCTGAAAAAACGATGGCTCTCAAGCCTGATTTGATTATTTTCGCTAATGCTGACGAAAATGAATATAAAAAAATTTCCCGAATTGCCCCTACGGTTACTTTTAATTCATTTGCGCCACTTGCTGAACGTATTCAAACTCTCGGCAAAATATTAGATAAGAAGAAAGAGGCACAAAAATGGTTAGACTGGTATGATACAAAAGCTACTAGCATGTGGCAGCAGCTACGTTCAAAAATACCCCCCGGAGAAACCGCCTCCGTCTTTCTCTATGAACATGGCAAGCATTTGTATGTCATGGGGACTACAGGTCTTTCATCAGCACTTTATCATCCACTGGGCTTTCAACCAGTACCCAAAATACAAGAAATCCTGGATTCAGGTTCAGGTTTTATGGAAATCTCGGAGGAAGACTTGCCACAATATGCTGGTGATCGGATTTTCATGCTTTTATCCACTAATTCAGAGTCTAGACAAGCTACCGCTGAATTAATGGACACCTCTTTATGGAAAAGCCTCCCAGCGGCTCGCAATGGATACGTATATCTGGCAGAAGCAGAGAGATGGAATTATGCAGATGCGCTGACAAGAGAGTGGTTGCTGGAAACTCTCCCCCAGCTCATTGTGTAG
- a CDS encoding NAD(P)/FAD-dependent oxidoreductase, translated as MTEQLELYDVTIIGGGPAGMYTAFYSGMRDLKTKLIEAKPELGGRMLIYPEKMIWDVGGMTPILCEKLIGQLEQQARTFDPTIVLGQQITGLSRQEDGTFILTAATGEKHHTRTIILAIGYGILTMQKLEIEGADRYEVTNLHYTVQELEVFRGKRVLISGGGNSAVDWANELEPIAEKVTIVHRRDQFGGHEKNVSIMRESSVDIRTPYAVTQLHSNGENIEQVTITHMETEETERIEVDAVIVNHGLKCDYGPLVEWGLEMKDELAVVNGKLETNIPGIFAAGDFINYDSKVRLIAGAFTDGALALNSAKLYIDPEAPKVAYVSSHNIRFKEKNKQLGLDDDNYRNV; from the coding sequence ATGACTGAACAGTTAGAACTATATGATGTAACGATTATTGGAGGAGGCCCGGCTGGAATGTATACCGCTTTTTACAGTGGTATGCGTGATCTAAAAACAAAATTGATCGAGGCAAAGCCGGAGCTTGGGGGGCGGATGCTCATTTATCCAGAGAAAATGATCTGGGATGTTGGTGGTATGACCCCAATTCTGTGTGAAAAATTAATCGGACAATTGGAACAGCAAGCTAGAACATTCGACCCAACAATCGTACTAGGCCAACAAATTACGGGGCTTTCTCGCCAAGAAGACGGAACGTTTATTCTTACGGCTGCAACTGGTGAGAAGCACCATACGCGCACCATTATTCTAGCAATTGGGTACGGTATATTGACCATGCAAAAGCTAGAGATTGAGGGAGCCGACCGTTACGAGGTCACAAACCTACATTATACCGTTCAAGAATTAGAGGTGTTCCGAGGCAAGCGAGTGCTTATTTCGGGTGGCGGTAACTCTGCTGTAGACTGGGCGAACGAATTAGAACCAATTGCTGAAAAAGTAACGATTGTCCATAGACGTGATCAATTTGGAGGACATGAAAAAAACGTTTCCATTATGAGAGAATCTTCTGTCGATATCCGGACACCTTATGCGGTTACACAGCTTCATAGTAATGGAGAGAACATAGAGCAGGTAACGATTACTCATATGGAAACAGAAGAGACCGAGCGTATCGAGGTGGATGCTGTGATCGTTAATCATGGACTCAAATGTGATTATGGACCGCTAGTCGAATGGGGACTAGAAATGAAGGATGAGCTGGCGGTTGTGAATGGAAAGCTGGAAACCAATATACCTGGTATTTTTGCGGCTGGTGATTTCATCAATTATGATAGTAAAGTTCGGCTAATTGCTGGGGCATTTACGGACGGAGCACTTGCTTTGAACAGTGCGAAGCTGTATATAGACCCAGAGGCACCAAAAGTGGCATACGTTTCTTCGCACAATATTCGCTTTAAAGAAAAGAACAAGCAACTGGGACTGGATGATGATAATTATCGCAACGTATGA